In a single window of the Flavobacterium sp. W4I14 genome:
- a CDS encoding hypothetical protein (product_source=Hypo-rule applied; cleavage_site_network=SignalP-noTM; ko=KO:K21572; pfam=PF07980,PF14322; superfamily=48452), with protein MKIKINNKIKYLFIAAPLLFASSCKKDFLTTAPDTSLPIEDAFSNPDRILSQVNGIYAGVKTGQFYGGRYLIYNDIRGEDFVVNKPNGVTGLDTWRFNLVSNTNEVVNLWGAIYAAINRANLVIEGVNANAALLTPALAKQYIAEAKFLRALCYYSALQLYAKPYITDNGASLGVPLRLKGEKDLTGNDLKRSTVAEVYTQILKDLNEAEPDLALTLPTTATSIRASRNTAIAFKTRVYLAMGNLPAVVTEANKIVSATAPFKATTGTPLQLEANIATVFGGAYTGNVTATEAALSFPMADLDAPGTQNQLAYYYNVSPNQAGGNEEYFLNPAGILANPVFAASSTDARKSLTAISGANTYLTKFKRPSPYTDYIPVIRYAEVLLNLAEATVVTDPVRSIALLNAVRQRSNPGYVFSATDLLPANLKNTILTERRIELLGEGFRSPDVMRLGAGFAAKSGSQGTAPAIPFNTAGYIWPISANEVQNNKLIVPN; from the coding sequence ATGAAAATTAAAATAAATAATAAAATAAAATATCTTTTTATAGCCGCTCCTTTACTCTTCGCGTCATCATGTAAAAAGGATTTTTTAACCACAGCTCCAGATACATCTTTGCCAATTGAAGATGCGTTTTCCAATCCTGACAGGATTCTTTCGCAGGTAAACGGTATTTACGCTGGTGTAAAAACTGGCCAGTTTTATGGTGGAAGGTATTTAATCTATAACGATATCCGTGGCGAGGATTTTGTGGTAAATAAACCCAATGGGGTAACGGGTTTAGATACCTGGAGGTTTAACCTTGTTTCCAATACCAATGAGGTTGTTAATTTATGGGGTGCAATTTATGCTGCAATAAACAGGGCTAACCTGGTTATCGAAGGTGTAAATGCTAATGCCGCTCTACTTACCCCCGCTCTAGCAAAACAATACATTGCAGAAGCCAAGTTTTTGAGGGCTTTATGTTATTATAGCGCATTACAATTATATGCCAAACCCTATATCACAGATAATGGTGCCAGTTTGGGTGTACCCTTAAGGCTTAAGGGGGAAAAGGATCTGACTGGTAACGATTTAAAGAGAAGTACTGTTGCGGAAGTATATACGCAAATTTTAAAAGATTTAAATGAGGCAGAGCCAGACCTGGCATTAACTTTACCAACAACGGCAACATCCATAAGGGCTTCCAGAAATACCGCCATTGCCTTTAAAACCAGAGTATACCTGGCGATGGGTAATTTACCGGCAGTAGTTACCGAAGCCAACAAAATTGTTAGCGCAACAGCACCGTTCAAAGCAACAACAGGTACACCCTTACAGTTAGAAGCTAATATTGCTACTGTATTTGGTGGCGCTTATACAGGTAACGTTACAGCTACCGAAGCTGCATTGTCTTTTCCCATGGCTGATTTAGATGCACCGGGCACGCAGAATCAATTGGCTTATTATTACAATGTTTCTCCAAACCAAGCCGGCGGTAATGAAGAATATTTCTTAAACCCTGCAGGTATTTTGGCCAATCCTGTTTTCGCAGCCTCTTCTACCGATGCAAGAAAAAGCTTGACTGCCATTTCTGGAGCAAATACCTATTTAACTAAATTTAAGAGACCGTCTCCATATACAGATTATATTCCTGTAATTAGATATGCTGAAGTTTTATTAAACTTAGCAGAAGCTACTGTGGTAACCGATCCTGTAAGATCTATTGCGTTATTAAACGCAGTTAGACAAAGATCCAATCCAGGGTATGTGTTTTCAGCAACCGATTTATTGCCTGCTAATTTGAAAAATACTATCCTTACCGAAAGAAGAATCGAATTGCTTGGGGAAGGTTTTAGATCTCCAGATGTAATGAGGTTGGGTGCTGGCTTCGCGGCGAAAAGTGGATCTCAAGGTACTGCTCCTGCAATTCCATTTAATACTGCAGGTTATATTTGGCCAATATCGGCTAATGAGGTTCAAAACAATAAATTAATTGTTCCGAATTAA